One window of the Acidimicrobiia bacterium genome contains the following:
- the rpe gene encoding ribulose-phosphate 3-epimerase — protein MRNPVRMAPSILAADFANLASEVARVEPFADLLHVDVMDGHFVPNISLGPPVVSSLRAATTLHLDCHLMITDPLTYLPAMHEAGADGVTVHIEAVPNPNEAARVAADLDVEFGLVLNPPTPVESVEPFLELCSMVVVMSVHPGFGGQAFIEAVVPKIVRLREIIDAAALSVDIQVDGGIDQRTAALASKAGADVFVAGTSVFGASDPAAAIDSIRVAAQSEMR, from the coding sequence ATGAGAAACCCCGTGCGGATGGCTCCGTCCATTCTGGCAGCCGATTTTGCCAACCTCGCCTCCGAGGTTGCACGGGTGGAGCCGTTTGCCGATCTGCTCCATGTCGATGTGATGGATGGACACTTCGTACCGAACATCTCGCTCGGCCCTCCGGTCGTGTCGTCGCTGCGAGCCGCGACCACGCTCCACCTCGACTGCCACCTCATGATCACGGATCCGTTGACCTACCTTCCTGCCATGCATGAGGCGGGGGCGGACGGCGTCACGGTCCACATCGAGGCCGTCCCGAACCCAAACGAGGCAGCGCGGGTCGCTGCCGACCTTGATGTCGAGTTCGGCCTCGTGTTGAATCCTCCGACCCCGGTCGAATCCGTCGAACCGTTCCTCGAGCTGTGCTCGATGGTGGTGGTGATGAGCGTGCATCCGGGCTTCGGCGGCCAGGCATTCATCGAGGCCGTCGTGCCCAAGATTGTCCGGTTGCGAGAAATCATTGATGCTGCGGCGCTTTCTGTCGATATACAGGTCGATGGTGGAATCGACCAACGCACGGCGGCCCTCGCCTCCAAGGCAGGCGCCGATGTGTTCGTCGCCGGAACATCCGTGTTCGGGGCGTCGGACCCCGCAGCGGCGATCGATTCCATCCGAGTAGCCGCACAGAGTGAGATGAGATGA
- the ribH gene encoding 6,7-dimethyl-8-ribityllumazine synthase, with amino-acid sequence MRVDPGSSDEVSAAGLRIGVVTSTFNRGITDGLRDGAIAWLEAADADEILVLDAPGAFELPVIAQKLAEVGYDAVVCLGAVVEGETDHYHHVASRTAEGLMRVQLDTGIPVAFGVLTVRHIEHAELRSKPGVHNKGREAAIAAVTTANTLRAIPSG; translated from the coding sequence ATGAGGGTTGATCCTGGCTCCTCCGATGAGGTGAGCGCAGCCGGCCTCCGCATCGGCGTCGTGACGAGTACCTTCAACCGTGGCATCACCGATGGTCTCCGGGACGGTGCGATCGCATGGCTCGAGGCAGCCGATGCCGACGAGATCCTGGTTCTCGATGCGCCGGGAGCATTCGAGCTGCCCGTGATCGCACAGAAACTCGCGGAGGTCGGCTACGACGCCGTCGTGTGCCTCGGAGCGGTCGTGGAAGGCGAGACCGATCACTACCACCATGTCGCAAGCCGGACCGCGGAAGGCCTCATGAGGGTGCAGCTCGATACGGGCATTCCCGTCGCGTTCGGAGTCCTCACCGTGCGACACATTGAACACGCCGAGCTGCGATCCAAGCCCGGGGTTCACAACAAGGGCCGTGAGGCGGCCATCGCGGCGGTCACCACGGCGAATACCCTGCGCGCGATCCCATCGGGTTGA
- a CDS encoding polyphosphate kinase 2 family protein has product MERYRVRPNDRCDLRAVDTRDTSAFPDMTKKRSRALLASLRDELAELQRVLWADGSQALLVVLQAMDTGGKDGTIRKVFSGVNPQGVDVTGFGVPTEEELGHDYLWRIHRHVPARGRIAVFNRSHYEDVLVVRVNNLVPADRWSRRYGHIRDFERLLTDEGTTIVKIMLHISKDEQRDRLNARLEDPTKNYKFNPADLVARDRWDDYIDAYQAVLDETSTETAPWFVVPADRKWYRNLVVASVLIEALRSLNLSYPEAEHDLTGFRIE; this is encoded by the coding sequence TTGGAGAGGTATCGAGTACGACCCAATGACCGCTGCGACCTCCGAGCCGTGGACACTCGCGACACCAGCGCATTCCCCGACATGACCAAAAAGCGTTCACGCGCCCTCCTCGCGAGCCTTCGCGACGAGCTCGCCGAGTTGCAGCGGGTGCTGTGGGCCGATGGCTCCCAAGCGCTCCTCGTGGTCCTCCAGGCGATGGACACCGGTGGCAAGGACGGCACGATCCGCAAGGTGTTTTCCGGGGTGAATCCGCAGGGCGTCGATGTGACCGGTTTCGGAGTTCCAACCGAAGAGGAACTGGGCCACGACTACTTGTGGCGTATCCACCGGCATGTACCGGCACGGGGCCGCATCGCGGTGTTCAACCGAAGTCACTATGAAGATGTACTGGTGGTACGGGTCAACAACCTGGTACCCGCCGATCGATGGTCGAGACGCTACGGGCACATCCGGGATTTCGAGCGCCTCTTGACCGATGAAGGGACGACCATCGTCAAGATCATGCTGCACATCTCCAAGGATGAACAGCGAGACCGGCTCAATGCGCGCCTGGAAGACCCCACGAAGAACTACAAGTTCAATCCGGCCGATCTCGTGGCGAGGGATCGCTGGGACGACTACATCGACGCCTACCAGGCCGTGCTCGACGAGACCTCAACGGAGACCGCGCCCTGGTTCGTCGTGCCCGCCGATCGGAAGTGGTATCGCAACCTCGTTGTGGCGAGCGTCCTGATCGAAGCCCTTCGCTCGCTCAACCTCTCGTACCCTGAGGCTGAGCACGATCTCACGGGTTTCAGGATCGAATAG
- a CDS encoding response regulator, with the protein MSERILVVDDDPDILQFVQMNLELDGFRVETADGGRAALEQAAARPPDLMLLDIMMPEMDGLTVLRRMRSDPPTASVPVIILTARSLAEDRVKGLDLGADDYITKPFDLEELVARVRTVLRRSRQMRDLSPLTGLPGNFRITAALEERIEAGEQIAVIHADLDNFKAFNDHYGFMRGDTVIKFTARVLLDAATVARTREAFVGHVGGDDFVAIVHSDDMKAYCEEILTRFDDGILDYYDTADALQGYIEVTDRKGERNAYPICSLSMGVATSERRSLTSEWEASSVASEMKEVAKGVPGTNYQVDRRS; encoded by the coding sequence ATGAGCGAACGCATTCTCGTGGTCGATGATGATCCGGACATTCTCCAGTTCGTCCAGATGAACCTTGAGCTCGATGGTTTCCGTGTCGAGACAGCGGACGGGGGAAGGGCTGCCCTCGAACAGGCAGCAGCACGGCCACCGGATCTGATGCTGCTCGACATCATGATGCCCGAGATGGACGGGCTGACGGTGCTGCGTCGGATGCGGAGCGACCCGCCGACGGCGTCGGTGCCGGTGATCATCCTCACGGCACGCTCACTTGCTGAGGATCGTGTGAAAGGTCTCGACCTCGGCGCGGACGATTACATCACGAAACCATTCGATCTCGAGGAACTCGTTGCCCGCGTTCGCACGGTGCTCAGACGATCGAGGCAGATGCGTGACCTCTCCCCGCTGACCGGCCTTCCCGGGAACTTCCGGATCACCGCCGCGCTCGAGGAGCGCATCGAAGCGGGGGAGCAGATCGCCGTGATCCATGCCGATCTGGACAACTTCAAAGCGTTCAACGATCACTACGGGTTCATGCGCGGCGACACCGTGATCAAGTTCACCGCGAGGGTTCTGTTGGATGCCGCCACGGTCGCACGAACCCGTGAGGCGTTCGTCGGACATGTCGGGGGCGACGACTTCGTGGCGATCGTGCATTCCGACGACATGAAGGCGTACTGCGAGGAGATCCTCACGCGATTCGATGACGGCATTCTCGACTACTACGACACGGCCGATGCGCTCCAGGGCTACATCGAGGTCACCGACCGCAAGGGTGAGCGCAACGCATACCCGATCTGCTCGCTGTCGATGGGCGTTGCGACGAGCGAGCGCCGTAGCTTGACTTCCGAGTGGGAGGCTTCGTCGGTGGCATCGGAGATGAAGGAAGTGGCCAAAGGCGTTCCGGGCACCAACTACCAGGTGGACCGACGCTCCTAG
- the rpmI gene encoding 50S ribosomal protein L35: protein MPKMKTHKGAAKRFKRTGSGKIKFQKAWHGHNRNKKSATRWRRADGTGILSGGDAKRIDRMLGN, encoded by the coding sequence ATGCCGAAGATGAAGACCCACAAGGGAGCCGCGAAGCGCTTCAAGCGCACCGGAAGCGGCAAGATCAAGTTCCAGAAGGCCTGGCACGGCCACAACCGGAACAAGAAGAGTGCCACCCGATGGCGTCGCGCCGACGGCACCGGGATTCTCAGCGGTGGCGACGCCAAGCGAATCGACCGCATGCTCGGCAACTAG
- a CDS encoding bifunctional 3,4-dihydroxy-2-butanone-4-phosphate synthase/GTP cyclohydrolase II: protein MTLSPIEDAIKAIANGEFVLVVDNEDRENEGDLIIAAEKVTAEHLAFMVRYTSGLVCLPTVGEILDRLELPLMVLENTDMHKTAFTISIDYTKGTTTGISAADRASTIRAVVDDGTKASDFSRPGHIFPLRYREGGVLVRPGHTEAAVDLARLAGLKPAGALCEIVNDDGTMARGATLEAFAAEHHIVMISIDDLVAYRWRTEGIVRRGPSASLPTQHGVFTMIGYEAAIGPTQHVALVMGDVADKSDVLTRVHSVCLTGDAFGSLRCDCGAQLTESMRRIHERGEGVLVYNTSHEGRGIGIINKIAAYHLQEQGLDTVDANLEMGHADDARHYGVDAQIIHDLGIRSVKLLTNNPDKITQLTRFGVEVSGRDPLWVGETDQNREYLATKAHRMGHLGSGAPDEG from the coding sequence ATGACACTCAGCCCCATCGAGGACGCGATCAAGGCGATCGCGAATGGCGAGTTCGTGTTGGTCGTCGACAACGAGGATCGCGAGAACGAAGGCGACCTGATCATCGCGGCAGAGAAGGTCACCGCGGAACACCTCGCCTTCATGGTCCGATACACCTCGGGGCTGGTGTGTCTCCCAACCGTCGGAGAGATCCTCGATCGTCTCGAGCTCCCGCTGATGGTGCTCGAAAACACCGACATGCACAAGACCGCATTCACGATCTCCATCGACTACACGAAGGGGACGACAACAGGGATATCCGCGGCAGACCGGGCGTCGACGATCCGGGCGGTCGTGGATGACGGAACCAAGGCCTCAGACTTCTCGAGGCCGGGCCACATCTTCCCGCTCCGATATCGGGAAGGCGGAGTCCTTGTCCGACCGGGCCACACCGAAGCCGCTGTCGACCTCGCAAGGCTTGCCGGTTTGAAACCCGCCGGTGCACTGTGCGAGATCGTCAACGATGACGGCACGATGGCGCGAGGTGCGACGCTCGAAGCGTTCGCGGCTGAGCATCACATCGTCATGATCTCCATCGACGACCTGGTTGCGTATCGGTGGCGAACCGAAGGCATCGTCCGACGCGGCCCTTCGGCATCGCTTCCAACCCAACATGGTGTGTTCACGATGATTGGCTATGAGGCTGCCATCGGCCCGACCCAGCATGTTGCGCTCGTCATGGGCGATGTGGCGGACAAGTCCGATGTCCTCACCCGCGTCCATTCGGTGTGCCTCACCGGAGACGCATTCGGCTCGCTGCGATGCGACTGTGGCGCGCAGCTCACCGAGTCGATGCGCCGCATCCATGAACGGGGTGAGGGGGTTCTCGTGTACAACACATCGCACGAGGGGAGAGGGATCGGCATCATCAACAAGATCGCTGCATACCACCTCCAGGAGCAGGGTCTCGATACGGTCGATGCGAATCTGGAGATGGGACATGCAGATGATGCACGCCACTACGGCGTTGATGCGCAGATCATTCACGATCTGGGGATTCGCAGCGTGAAGCTGCTCACCAACAACCCTGACAAGATCACGCAACTCACCCGGTTCGGTGTCGAGGTGAGCGGTCGAGACCCTCTCTGGGTCGGCGAAACCGACCAGAACCGCGAGTATCTCGCGACGAAGGCTCACCGGATGGGCCATCTCGGTTCGGGGGCGCCCGATGAGGGTTGA
- the fmt gene encoding methionyl-tRNA formyltransferase codes for MGAIFLGTPAAAVPSLCALAQVADIELVVTQPDKPGKRSRMGIPPPVKTAAHQFGFPVAQPATSAELDAVITRSMATFGLVVAYGRILTEGVLSRLPMGFLNVHFSLLPRWRGAAPVERAIAAGDETTGVTLMRIDEGLDTGPVLAERATDIAPDETGGTLTARLAYLGARLVDDAVPDYLRGRRLPVPQIDTGTTHAARLSRDEARLVSSTGVVEAERSIRAFNPRPGAWIVTDAGEIKIHRASITDRPAHLPGSIRMVDAAPVLALADGGLRLVRVQPQGKESMDGADWMHGRRVDQLTVIDR; via the coding sequence ATGGGGGCGATCTTCCTCGGGACACCGGCCGCGGCTGTTCCGAGCCTGTGCGCCCTTGCCCAGGTTGCCGACATCGAGCTGGTCGTGACCCAGCCGGACAAGCCCGGGAAGCGTTCGAGGATGGGGATCCCACCACCGGTGAAGACCGCCGCGCACCAGTTCGGCTTTCCCGTCGCGCAACCCGCCACGAGTGCCGAGCTCGACGCCGTGATTACCCGAAGCATGGCGACCTTCGGCCTCGTGGTGGCCTACGGCAGGATCCTCACCGAGGGAGTGCTTTCCCGCCTGCCAATGGGTTTCCTCAATGTCCACTTCTCACTGCTTCCTCGATGGCGCGGGGCCGCGCCGGTCGAGCGCGCGATTGCTGCTGGGGACGAAACGACCGGGGTCACCCTGATGCGTATCGATGAAGGTCTCGACACGGGCCCGGTCCTCGCGGAGCGAGCCACCGACATCGCTCCGGACGAAACCGGCGGAACGCTCACGGCTCGGCTCGCTTATCTCGGAGCAAGGCTCGTCGATGACGCCGTTCCGGACTACTTGCGGGGTCGACGGCTTCCCGTTCCCCAAATCGACACGGGAACAACCCACGCGGCGCGGCTCTCACGGGATGAGGCAAGGCTTGTGAGCTCGACGGGCGTCGTTGAGGCGGAACGGTCGATCCGTGCCTTCAATCCCCGGCCGGGTGCATGGATCGTCACTGATGCCGGAGAGATCAAGATCCATCGAGCATCGATCACCGACCGTCCGGCCCACCTCCCGGGATCGATTCGGATGGTCGACGCTGCACCGGTTCTTGCTCTTGCCGACGGTGGGCTCCGACTCGTGAGGGTGCAACCACAAGGGAAGGAATCGATGGATGGTGCCGACTGGATGCACGGTCGGCGTGTCGACCAGCTCACGGTCATCGATCGCTGA
- the infC gene encoding translation initiation factor IF-3 gives MTRCRWFRGRPARPRDTGGTPIVEPRVNERIRVKRVRLIAPDGGQIGEKDIDEARWLAAQLGLDLVEVAPDARPPVVRLMDYGKYKYDQSVKAREARKNQTRTVVKEVQFRPKIGASDFEVKRKRVVKFLQQGDKVKCTMRFRGREVAHPELGKDILDRLYQQVEDYAEIETMPRLDGRNMTMVLVPAADMPAGPPPEDLDDDHHDDDHDDVEQDSDAELADEGLTPGAAATVEIGEE, from the coding sequence GTGACACGCTGTCGCTGGTTCCGTGGGCGCCCCGCTCGGCCCCGGGACACAGGAGGTACCCCCATCGTCGAACCACGCGTCAACGAACGCATACGCGTCAAACGCGTCCGATTGATCGCCCCAGACGGGGGCCAGATCGGCGAGAAGGACATTGACGAGGCTCGCTGGCTCGCAGCGCAACTCGGACTCGATCTCGTCGAAGTGGCACCCGATGCCAGACCCCCAGTGGTGCGGCTGATGGACTACGGGAAGTACAAGTACGACCAGTCCGTGAAGGCGAGGGAAGCCAGAAAGAACCAGACGCGTACCGTGGTCAAAGAGGTTCAGTTCAGACCCAAGATCGGTGCGAGCGACTTCGAGGTGAAGAGAAAGCGAGTCGTCAAGTTTCTCCAGCAAGGGGACAAGGTCAAGTGCACGATGCGCTTCCGAGGTCGTGAAGTCGCCCATCCCGAGCTCGGGAAGGACATCCTCGACCGGCTCTATCAACAGGTCGAGGACTATGCCGAAATCGAGACCATGCCGCGGCTCGACGGTCGCAACATGACCATGGTTCTCGTACCTGCCGCGGACATGCCGGCGGGCCCCCCTCCGGAGGATCTCGACGACGACCACCACGACGATGACCACGACGATGTGGAGCAGGACTCCGATGCCGAGCTCGCCGACGAAGGGCTCACGCCCGGCGCTGCGGCGACGGTCGAGATTGGAGAGGAATAG
- the ribD gene encoding bifunctional diaminohydroxyphosphoribosylaminopyrimidine deaminase/5-amino-6-(5-phosphoribosylamino)uracil reductase RibD — MRRAVDIPDGLGVEELMRAAIHEARSTYPHPNPRVGAIIVTPDHRVLSVGVHEGPGTPHAEADALDHLPEIGLARGATVIVSLEPCSHHGRTPPCADALIDAGVARVVVGATDPDPRVAGTGLARLEGAGIEVVSGVVAEEVVAADPGYFHHRRTGLPFVTLKVATTLDGQVAAVDGTSRWITGKEAREDVHRLRAEHDAIITGMGTVIADDPALTVRLEGYKGPQPVPVVLAGRRPLPSGAAIGDRDPLVFRAGSDGRVDIGAMLEELGARGIVSAMVEAGPTLAHSFLAAGAVDRIVWYLGGRLAGGVGLPAFDARFETIGDAIDISIQSVERVGGDVRIIADPRPGGR, encoded by the coding sequence TTGCGTCGCGCCGTCGACATACCCGATGGACTCGGCGTGGAGGAGCTGATGCGTGCAGCGATCCACGAAGCTCGATCGACCTACCCGCATCCGAATCCACGGGTCGGAGCCATCATCGTGACACCCGACCACCGGGTGCTGTCGGTGGGGGTCCACGAGGGGCCGGGAACACCTCACGCCGAAGCGGACGCGCTGGACCATTTGCCCGAGATCGGCCTCGCTCGAGGCGCGACGGTCATCGTCTCCCTTGAACCGTGCAGCCACCACGGTCGCACCCCGCCATGCGCGGACGCCCTGATCGATGCGGGCGTTGCCCGGGTGGTGGTGGGAGCCACCGATCCCGACCCGAGGGTTGCCGGAACGGGGCTTGCGCGTCTCGAGGGGGCCGGGATCGAGGTCGTGTCGGGTGTGGTCGCTGAGGAGGTCGTCGCTGCCGACCCCGGCTACTTCCATCACCGCAGAACGGGCCTTCCGTTCGTCACGCTCAAGGTGGCAACCACCCTCGACGGACAGGTCGCAGCTGTCGACGGGACCTCCCGCTGGATCACCGGAAAGGAAGCGCGTGAAGATGTGCACCGTCTGCGGGCGGAGCACGACGCGATCATCACCGGCATGGGGACGGTCATCGCGGACGACCCTGCCCTCACGGTGCGGCTCGAGGGCTACAAGGGACCCCAGCCCGTGCCGGTTGTCCTTGCCGGGAGGCGACCCCTCCCGAGCGGTGCCGCCATCGGCGACCGTGATCCCCTCGTGTTCCGGGCCGGTAGCGATGGCCGCGTCGACATCGGAGCGATGCTCGAGGAGCTCGGAGCACGGGGCATCGTGTCGGCCATGGTGGAGGCGGGCCCGACCCTTGCACACTCGTTTCTCGCGGCCGGTGCTGTCGACCGGATCGTCTGGTATCTCGGAGGAAGACTCGCCGGTGGAGTCGGGCTCCCCGCATTCGATGCCCGCTTCGAGACGATCGGCGATGCCATCGACATCAGCATCCAATCGGTGGAGAGGGTTGGCGGCGATGTACGGATCATTGCCGACCCGAGACCCGGGGGCCGCTGA
- a CDS encoding riboflavin synthase, with product MFTGIITEVGTVTAIEPTDGGARLVIRAPHTVAGAAVGDSIAVNGVCLTATEISPIGFTCDAIGETLGRSALADLTVEGAVNLERPMVAMGRFDGHIVQGHVDGVGTISGIESEGEARRLRIQIPPVIAPYTVEKGSIAVDGVSLTLTAVSEPGEPDPWIEVALIPHTMTSTVFGKRSVGDRVNLEVDIVAKYVERLLGYGP from the coding sequence ATGTTCACGGGAATCATCACCGAGGTCGGTACGGTCACCGCCATTGAGCCGACGGATGGGGGTGCACGCCTCGTGATCAGGGCGCCGCACACGGTCGCAGGGGCCGCGGTGGGTGATTCGATCGCCGTCAACGGTGTCTGTCTCACGGCAACCGAGATCTCACCCATCGGGTTCACCTGCGACGCCATCGGCGAGACGCTCGGTCGCTCGGCACTCGCGGACCTCACCGTCGAAGGTGCTGTGAACCTGGAACGACCGATGGTCGCGATGGGTCGATTCGATGGCCACATCGTCCAGGGCCATGTCGATGGTGTCGGAACGATCAGCGGAATCGAATCTGAAGGTGAGGCGCGGAGACTGCGAATCCAGATCCCGCCCGTCATCGCCCCCTACACCGTCGAGAAGGGATCCATCGCCGTCGACGGTGTCAGCCTCACCCTTACCGCCGTGTCGGAACCCGGAGAGCCTGATCCATGGATCGAGGTTGCCTTGATCCCGCACACGATGACCAGCACCGTGTTCGGGAAACGGAGCGTCGGGGATCGGGTGAACCTCGAAGTGGATATCGTTGCCAAGTATGTCGAGCGACTCCTGGGATACGGCCCATGA